The Candidatus Sulfotelmatobacter sp. genome has a window encoding:
- a CDS encoding energy transducer TonB, protein MICSVAKDYFLLWSIRGTTRNAVEKAFATLSSLTAELPTANAPSSQAPAVLPVTKPNAQPVNPLPTVPQRVRVSSGVTTGLLIKKVPPIYPIEARYAHIQGTVTMQAEINRTGDVMDIEALDGPLELVVSAVNAVRQWKYRPYLLLGEPVMVETQIQVNYQLQ, encoded by the coding sequence GTGATTTGCAGTGTGGCGAAGGATTACTTTTTGCTGTGGAGTATCCGGGGAACAACCCGAAACGCGGTGGAGAAGGCTTTCGCAACTCTGAGTTCGCTGACGGCTGAGCTGCCGACCGCAAACGCGCCGTCCTCGCAAGCGCCGGCAGTACTGCCAGTCACCAAGCCGAACGCCCAACCAGTGAATCCGCTACCGACCGTCCCGCAAAGAGTCAGGGTCTCTTCAGGGGTTACAACTGGCCTGCTGATCAAAAAAGTCCCGCCCATATATCCCATTGAAGCCCGGTACGCTCATATTCAAGGCACAGTGACTATGCAAGCGGAAATCAACAGGACGGGGGATGTGATGGATATTGAGGCTCTCGATGGCCCGCTCGAGTTAGTTGTCTCTGCCGTTAATGCCGTGCGCCAGTGGAAGTATCGTCCGTACCTGCTGCTAGGGGAGCCAGTAATGGTTGAGACCCAAATCCAGGTCAACTACCAACTGCAATGA